A window of Pyrus communis chromosome 3, drPyrComm1.1, whole genome shotgun sequence genomic DNA:
TTTTCGGGTCCTTGAGTATAGCCCTTGCAATGGCGATTCTTTGCTTCTGACCTCCTGATAGCTGAACCCCTCGTTCACCTACTGAGGTGTTGTAGCCTTGAGGCAATGAAGATATGACATTGTGCACGTTAGCTGTTGTGGTCGCTGCTATAATCTCTTCCTCGGTAACATCTCCTGGCTTGCCGTATGCAATGTTGGCACGAATGGATTCGTTGAAGAGAACTGGTTCTTGGCCAACCAACCCTATCTGCTGCCTCAGCCAGTTTAGCTCGAACTTTTGGATTTCTACTCCGTCTAGTAGTACGCGACCTGAATCAGGATCGTAAAATCTCTCTATGAGGCCTATTACCGTTGACTTCCCGCTGCCACTCTCTCCAACCAAAGCAACAGTCTGCAGATGGAATTTTAAGCTAAGTATGCATATATATAACACAAGGGAAAAGATGTCCACACACCCTGTTTACTTTTTCCCCTTGATTctcctttaatttattaaattcaaatgcCAAAACAGCAGTGTTGCAGAAACCAGTTCCCATAACTTAaatgcaaataaacaaaacagagagactcaaaacaaactggTGGTGGTAATTACCTTTCCGGAGGGCATCTTCAAACAAATGTCTCTGAATATCTGCACATCCGGGCGCGTAGGATACTTAAAGTTGACATGATCAAGCTCGATTTCTCCAATTAAAAGTGATAACGCTATGCCTTCATCACTGCTCGAGTCAATCTTAGGCTTGCTGTCGAGAATTCGAAATATCGAAGCTGCTGAGTCCTTGGCTTTGTTGGAGTCAGGAGCCATGCTAGTAGTTTGTGAGACCCCCATTGCACTGATTGTTATAGCGAAGAAAACCTACGAAAAAAATGATTCGTTAAAGTAGAAGCACTTTGTCGAAGAAGTTAAGGAGTAACTTAAGgaacaagaacaacaaaaatcTCACCTTGAATACTTGTTCAAATGTAGCTTCACCATGTTTCACAAAAATAGCTCCAATATAGAAAACCAACGCGTTAATGCAGAACAGTATGAAGAATGAAAAGCCAAAACCCAAACCACTTACTACTCCTAACCGTACTCCTTGTTTCAATGGACCCTTACACTTCTTCTCGTACGCCTCTATCACCTTCTTCTCAGAACAAAATGATGCAACCGTTCGGATGCTACCAATTGCATCGTTTGCCACTTGACTGGCTTCTTCATACATAAGCTGCAGATATTCGAAATGTTACAATTACAttcaacaaattttttatttgaaaaaataaaaactcttgGGGCAAGACTCTCACCTTGGCATCTGCACTAAACCCCTTAAGAAATTTTGCCTGAAGTGTTCCTTGCAGAAGCATCAACGGCGAAACAGCTAAAACTATGAGCGTCAGTTTCCAGTTAGCTGTGAAACCTATAACCAGCCCAGCCATGATTGTTGCTATGTTCTGCACAATCAACGCTAAGGCGTCACCAACAAGACTCTTAATGGTTGAAGCATCCGTAGATAACCTTGCACCAATGGCACCGCTGAAAGAACACAAGATTTATGTTGAAATATTGAGAGTTCATAGCTCGCCAAAATTACTATTGCTTTTAACATACCTTGAATTTGCAGGGTCATCAAACCAACTGACTTGCTGGTGCACAACCTTCTGGAATGACAAGGCACGGATTCGCTCCACCAATTTCCCACCTGCAACTCCAAAGAAGAAATTCTGCACAGGAACCACCAACAGACCAGCACAACCTAAACCTACATAAACTAACGCCCATTTTCTAGAATCGTGCCTTAGTTCATTGGGCGGTTCGTAGAACATTCCAATGGCTTTCGAAAGTAGTAAGCCAAAGATAGGGAAAAGTACTCCATGCCCTGCTGCAGCAATGGCTCCTAGAAGCAAAACTGGAACCTCGGGTATGTTAAGGGCGGCCAGCCTTCGGATTGAAACTGTTTTGCGTTTTTCGGGATCAACCTTAGGTCTGTCATGATCGTCCTCGTGTCCTACTTCATTCTCTTGGACATCAATTGGACCGGGAATGCCAAAGCCAACAGTGACCCGGCTACCTGATGAGCCTTTGCTTATAGACCTTCTCATTGATAATCTTCGGCTCCCAGAGCTGAGCATGGCCCTATCTATATCTAAGCTGGTCTCCACTCTATTCGGATCAGAGGTTTGTGCTCTGTTGTCCACTTTCAATCCTTCTTGCAGGCGGATTAGTTGGCTATAATCCCCTTCCGGATCTTTGGTCAACTCCTCATGAGTCCCTATACTCAATCCAACGGAAACGTTAGGCTAAGGATCAAGTTTGTCGAAAATTGAGAATGATAGTGCAGGCACGCATATTGTAATTACCTTTTTCCACAATTTTTCCTCTGTGCACCACTGCAATGCAGTCAGCATTCCTAATAGTTGTTAAGCGATGCGCAACAACTATGGTTGTGCAATTTGACATCAAGTTCACCAGTGCATCTTGAACAATCTTTTCAGACTCAGCATCCAAAGCGCTTGTTGCTTCATCAAGAAGAAGAATTCTCGGGTTCTTCAGAATGGCTCTTGCAATTGCAATTCTTTGCTTTTGTCCACCAGATAGAGATGTCCCATGCTCACCTACCATTGTGTCGATCCCCTATAAAGTAAAGCAGGATTTCATATTACAGATACCAAACTCCGAAAAAAAAGGTCAAAGCAGAACTTTATAAGATTATGAAAAACTGCATAAAAAAGTCGGTTTACCTGGGGTAGCTTATCAATGAATTTTGCTGCATTTGCGAGCTCAGTTGCTTTTCTAATCTCCTCATCAGTTGCATCATCCTTCCCATATTTTATGTTCTCCCTTATAGTTGTTGTAAAGAGATTCGGTTCCTGACTAACCAGCCCGATCTTCTCCCTTATCGCTTTAAGCTGCAACTTCTTCAAGTCCACGCCATCTATAAGTACTTCACCGGCTTCTGGATCATAAAACCTTTCTACTAGCCCGATCACTGTCGACTTCCCGCTTCCACTCTGCCCAACCAAGGCAGTGGATGTGCCACTTGGAACATATAATGAGAACTCAGCAAAGATCTGCACGTCTGGTCTGGCAGGGTACCTGAAATACACGTCTTTGAGTTCGACATCACCTTTAACATCTTGCAATACAATTCCACTTGTATCGTAGGGATCGATAGTTGGATTTTGGCTGATGGTCTCAAACATTTTATATGCAGCAGCTTTCCCTGATGTGAATGCA
This region includes:
- the LOC137728974 gene encoding ABC transporter B family member 9-like — its product is MVTGERQAARIRGKYMKAILRQDIGFFDTETSTGEIIGRMSGDTILIQEAMGEKVGKFIQLCSTFLGGFVIAFVKGWRLTVVLLATIPAIVVAGAVMATIMSRMSSRGQSAYAEAGNIVEQTVGSIRTVASFTGEKRAIEQYNQKLKVAYNTMVHQGLVTGIGLGIFMLVIFCSYALAVWYGSKMIIKHGYNGGQVINVIFALMTGGMSLGQASPSLNAFTSGKAAAYKMFETISQNPTIDPYDTSGIVLQDVKGDVELKDVYFRYPARPDVQIFAEFSLYVPSGTSTALVGQSGSGKSTVIGLVERFYDPEAGEVLIDGVDLKKLQLKAIREKIGLVSQEPNLFTTTIRENIKYGKDDATDEEIRKATELANAAKFIDKLPQGIDTMVGEHGTSLSGGQKQRIAIARAILKNPRILLLDEATSALDAESEKIVQDALVNLMSNCTTIVVAHRLTTIRNADCIAVVHRGKIVEKGTHEELTKDPEGDYSQLIRLQEGLKVDNRAQTSDPNRVETSLDIDRAMLSSGSRRLSMRRSISKGSSGSRVTVGFGIPGPIDVQENEVGHEDDHDRPKVDPEKRKTVSIRRLAALNIPEVPVLLLGAIAAAGHGVLFPIFGLLLSKAIGMFYEPPNELRHDSRKWALVYVGLGCAGLLVVPVQNFFFGVAGGKLVERIRALSFQKVVHQQVSWFDDPANSSGAIGARLSTDASTIKSLVGDALALIVQNIATIMAGLVIGFTANWKLTLIVLAVSPLMLLQGTLQAKFLKGFSADAKLMYEEASQVANDAIGSIRTVASFCSEKKVIEAYEKKCKGPLKQGVRLGVVSGLGFGFSFFILFCINALVFYIGAIFVKHGEATFEQVFKVFFAITISAMGVSQTTSMAPDSNKAKDSAASIFRILDSKPKIDSSSDEGIALSLLIGEIELDHVNFKYPTRPDVQIFRDICLKMPSGKTVALVGESGSGKSTVIGLIERFYDPDSGRVLLDGVEIQKFELNWLRQQIGLVGQEPVLFNESIRANIAYGKPGDVTEEEIIAATTTANVHNVISSLPQGYNTSVGERGVQLSGGQKQRIAIARAILKDPKILLLDEATSALDAESERKVQGALDRVMVNRTTVVVAHRLSTIKGADIIAVVKHGVIAEKGNHDFLMKITDGAYASLVALHSSSNT